Proteins from a single region of Companilactobacillus farciminis KCTC 3681 = DSM 20184:
- the adhE gene encoding bifunctional acetaldehyde-CoA/alcohol dehydrogenase, whose product MLKGSKDTNTAAKPDKKEEVKPVIDEMVAKAHKALEIMDSFTQEQVDHIVHQMAIAGLNASFRLAKLAYEETGRGLVEDKVIKNMYSTEEIWHSIKRDKTVGIIEDDKEHRLIKVAEPLGVLAGVTPVTNPTSTAMFKSLIALKTRNPIIFGFHPQAQKCSVAAAKVMLKAAVDAGAPEGVIQWIEKPSIEATSYLMNNEGVASVLATGGPGMVKAAYSTGKPALGVGPGNGPAYIEKTANIKRAVNDIMISKTFDNGMVCAAENSAIIDADIYDEVKSLLEKNKVFFIKKADYKKLADAMFRPEGGVKGPIAGQSALNIAKLAGIKVPADTKVLGVELSKVGPDEPLSAEKLSPVLSVFKVAGHKEGFEKADELLHFGGLGHTVGIHTMNEDLATEFGIKMKASRVLVNTPAAIGGIGNLYNEMIPSLTLGTGSWGKNSISHNVSSFDLLNIKTIAKRRNNMQWIKQPRVYYEKTSVRYLEDLQGMKRAFIVCDPVMVQLGFVDTITDELKRSKVNVEYSMFSDVDNIVTTDVVKRGVTQMNLFKPDTIIALGGGTTMETAKDMWLFYEHPDVDLFGAKQGFIDIRKRTYKFPKPEKAQFVAIPTTFGGGDQVTPFSSIIDTKTGTKYPIADYALTPDVAIIDSQFVETMPKDIMAESGMDVLTNAVESYVANMASDYTRPYALQAIKLVFDNLEKAVAGNKDAQAEMHNASTLAGLSYGNAFAGVAHSITDVLTNAYGIRHGLASIIALPQVINYNFEQPTKMTMWPAYESFRADSDYAAMASYIGLTGKDNRALKDALVKKIVDLAHAVGIKLSLKDNYIDKKDFDSKLDDLAEATFGDQFSFTNPKEPLISELKQVLEDVYVGKGIEK is encoded by the coding sequence ATGTTGAAAGGTTCCAAAGATACAAATACTGCTGCAAAACCTGATAAAAAAGAAGAAGTAAAACCTGTTATTGATGAAATGGTTGCTAAAGCTCACAAGGCTTTGGAAATCATGGACAGCTTCACTCAAGAACAAGTTGATCACATTGTTCACCAAATGGCCATTGCCGGATTGAATGCTAGTTTTAGATTAGCTAAATTGGCATACGAAGAAACTGGTCGTGGTTTGGTTGAAGATAAAGTTATCAAGAATATGTATTCAACCGAAGAGATTTGGCACTCAATCAAACGTGATAAAACCGTTGGTATCATCGAAGACGACAAAGAACACCGTTTGATCAAAGTCGCTGAACCACTTGGTGTTTTAGCTGGTGTTACTCCAGTTACTAACCCAACTTCTACAGCAATGTTCAAGTCATTGATTGCCTTGAAGACACGTAACCCAATTATTTTTGGATTCCATCCCCAAGCTCAAAAATGTTCAGTCGCTGCTGCTAAAGTTATGTTAAAAGCTGCTGTTGATGCAGGTGCACCTGAAGGTGTTATCCAATGGATCGAAAAACCAAGTATCGAAGCTACTTCATACTTGATGAATAACGAAGGGGTTGCCTCAGTTCTTGCTACTGGTGGTCCTGGAATGGTCAAAGCTGCTTACTCAACTGGTAAACCTGCTTTGGGTGTTGGTCCTGGTAATGGTCCTGCTTACATTGAGAAGACTGCCAACATCAAACGCGCTGTTAACGATATTATGATTTCTAAGACTTTTGATAATGGTATGGTTTGTGCCGCTGAAAATAGTGCCATTATTGATGCTGATATTTATGACGAAGTTAAGTCATTATTAGAAAAGAACAAAGTCTTCTTCATCAAGAAAGCTGACTACAAGAAGTTAGCCGATGCTATGTTTAGACCAGAAGGTGGAGTTAAAGGTCCTATTGCCGGTCAATCAGCTTTGAACATTGCTAAACTTGCTGGTATCAAAGTTCCTGCTGATACTAAAGTTCTAGGTGTTGAATTGAGCAAGGTTGGTCCAGACGAACCACTTTCAGCTGAAAAGCTTTCACCAGTACTATCAGTCTTCAAAGTTGCTGGTCACAAAGAAGGATTTGAAAAAGCTGATGAATTGCTACACTTCGGTGGTTTAGGTCACACAGTTGGTATTCACACAATGAATGAAGATTTAGCTACTGAATTTGGTATCAAGATGAAAGCTAGTCGTGTACTAGTTAATACTCCTGCTGCTATCGGTGGTATTGGTAATCTTTATAACGAAATGATCCCATCATTAACACTTGGTACTGGTTCATGGGGTAAGAATTCTATTTCTCACAACGTATCTTCATTTGATTTGCTTAATATTAAGACAATCGCTAAACGGAGAAATAACATGCAATGGATTAAACAACCAAGAGTTTACTATGAAAAGACTTCAGTTCGTTATCTAGAAGATCTTCAAGGTATGAAGAGAGCCTTTATCGTCTGTGATCCTGTCATGGTTCAATTAGGATTTGTTGACACAATCACTGATGAATTGAAACGCAGTAAAGTTAATGTTGAATACTCAATGTTCTCAGACGTTGACAATATCGTAACTACTGATGTTGTTAAACGTGGCGTTACACAAATGAATCTCTTCAAGCCAGATACAATCATTGCCTTAGGTGGCGGTACAACCATGGAAACTGCCAAAGACATGTGGTTATTCTACGAACATCCAGATGTTGACTTATTTGGTGCAAAACAAGGCTTCATCGATATTAGAAAACGTACTTATAAGTTCCCTAAGCCAGAAAAAGCTCAATTTGTTGCTATTCCTACAACATTCGGCGGCGGAGACCAAGTTACACCATTTAGTTCAATCATCGATACTAAGACTGGTACTAAGTACCCAATCGCTGATTATGCATTGACACCTGATGTTGCTATCATTGATTCACAATTTGTTGAAACAATGCCAAAAGACATCATGGCTGAATCTGGTATGGATGTTTTGACTAATGCCGTTGAATCATACGTTGCAAATATGGCTTCAGATTACACAAGACCATATGCATTACAAGCTATTAAATTAGTCTTTGATAACTTAGAAAAAGCTGTTGCTGGTAACAAAGATGCTCAAGCAGAAATGCACAACGCTTCAACTCTAGCTGGCTTATCATATGGTAATGCCTTTGCCGGTGTTGCTCACTCAATCACTGATGTTTTGACAAATGCCTATGGTATCAGACACGGATTGGCTTCAATCATTGCCTTGCCACAAGTTATCAACTATAACTTCGAGCAACCAACTAAGATGACAATGTGGCCTGCATACGAAAGCTTCAGAGCTGATTCTGATTATGCTGCTATGGCTAGTTACATTGGTTTGACTGGCAAAGACAACCGTGCTTTGAAGGATGCCTTAGTGAAGAAGATTGTTGATCTTGCTCATGCTGTTGGTATTAAGTTAAGCTTGAAGGACAACTATATCGATAAGAAAGACTTCGATAGTAAGTTGGACGACTTAGCTGAAGCAACCTTTGGCGATCAATTCTCATTCACTAACCCTAAGGAACCATTGATTTCAGAATTGAAACAAGTTCTTGAAGATGTTTATGTCGGAAAAGGAATCGAAAAATAG